The sequence below is a genomic window from Candidatus Uhrbacteria bacterium CG10_big_fil_rev_8_21_14_0_10_50_16.
ACGTTGTTGAGATCCACTTTTGCCTTCTCAACGCTTACAGATCCCGTAGAAACAGCTTGATAGGAAATACGGGTCAGCATGATTCCCATCCAAACGGCGTAGGCGATCGATGCAAGCATTATGATGAACGTCATGAACACAATAATGGCGTTGTCAAAGACACTGAGGATTTCAATAACAAGGATGAGACCGAAATAGGGAAGCAAAATTTTTGCATACACAGCAAAATGCTTTTTTGCCGCCTCAATACTTACGGTGAGAATATCGCCAATTTTTGGAAGTTTTCCAACGGGAACCGCGGAGGTCGGTTGAGTGGTAGTCATAGAATGGGATTACGATTTTTTTAGATGCGAGAATAAGAGGTGATCCGTAATAAGGAGTATCGGATTAAGGAAGACAAAGAGCACAGAGTAGCTCAGGGTGAGGGCGATCCATTCTACACGGGCCGCTGAGAGCACGTCTGTTCCTTGCAAGACGCTATAGCCGATCACGCGAATGATGATCATGAGAAAGTACTGCAATAGGAAGAACACGCCAAAGTACAGTAGCTTTGGAATGAGCATGCGCAATGCCACGGGCCAAAAACGTTTTTTAACCACCACAATGCTAGCGCGTAATGCTGCAAGGCCGTGCGCCCCATCCTCAACAACAGCAAACACAGAAAATGCAAGGTAGATGACGAGTGCAACGGGCGGAAGAAGAAGTAAGAGAGCTGCAAACAAAAGAGGGAACAAGACAAGCGATGGCAAAAACGTCACACCGACATTGGTGAGGAACCAGAAAAGTAGCACTGGAAGTAAGAGAGAAACGACAATGAATAGGAGGCAGAGGAAACGAACAAAGAGCTGTGGGAGAAAAAGCTTCCAGGACCCCGCATTAAGTTTTTTGTAGCTCAGTTTTGTGCCGGTACTTTGTGTATGAATTGCTTTGATTAAGGCATTGAGCATCCAGGTACCAACAATAACGGCAAAAACCAAGTTGTTGATGAGCAAAAGAATAATGCCAATCTTTTCCGAAAACGTTGTTGCGGTTGCTGCTGTTATATCGATGGGATACAACAAGATAGCAACGACGTTTATTACGGAGATAACAAGTAGCCAGACGCTAATCTTTAGTAGCGATTTGTAGTGTGTCCGGTAATGTTCCCATGCGTTGTCAATAAGGGCGCCGATACCAATGAGTTGATTCATACGGAGATGGTTTCTTGATGTTGAGTGAAGGAGGTAACGGGTGTTCCGATGTGCGGCAAAACGGCTTGCCAAAGCTCCTCGTGGATGTCGTCGATACTTCGGAGTGTACCGTGAGGGGCACAATTGACATGGTGAAAACTTGGGAACAATCGCGTGATTTCTTTGTAGGTGTTGATTGAGGATCTGATGTGATTTCTGTCTGCTTCGTGAATATCACCGGCGACCTTTGTTTTTTCTGTTGCGCCCTGTGCCGCGAGCTGTATAGCGACATCGAGCGGAACACTAAGGACCAGGTTGAGTGTGGGTCGCGGGATGCCAAAGATGTTGTGTTCTAAGTCGTCGTTCCAAGCAAGGTAGGCGTGGCGTTCGGTGGTGTCATGAATTTTTTGTCCTTGATGTGCCATGTTGGAACCGACGTACCGATCAGACACGACGATCTTTCCGGCATCTAACCACGCGCGAATCTGGAAGGACGCGTCGAATCGATCAACCGCATAAAAGATACTTGCCGCACGTGCATTGACCTCCGTGGAACGACCGTAATCACCAGCGAGATAGCGTTCTACAGACCCGCAACTTTTTGCGCCGTATTGCGGAAACGAAATTGTCTCTACGTTATATCCTTCCAAACGCAAACGCTCAACAAGGCGTTTGGTCTGTGTTGCCTTGCCAGAACCGTCTGTGCCATCTATAACAAAGAAGGCGCCTGTTTTCCTGCTTGAGAGGTCCATTTCATCCTTGATTATAGCGTGGTTTTGCCAATAACGCCTGTGGATAGGAAAACCCGCAAAAGAGCGGGTTCCACCCTAGGTATCTCTCAATTTTTCCAATTCTTCCTCGGTGAGAAAGTTTTTCCACATTTGGCTGGCTTTTGGCTTCATATCGCCCACGTATTTACTGTTGAGAGCGTGCGCATTGTCTTTGCTGTAGGAGCGAATACTCGGCGACGAGATTTTTTCAAACGCAATTTGGGCAATTGGCATCTTGTAATAAAGTAAAATAGGAAGATTGGCCACGTTGTGTAGCTCTAACGTCATTTTGAGACAGTTGCCGGGATCCAAAAATCCCGCGGTCACGTGAATCAATAATCCCATGCGGCCAATGGAGCTCTTTCCCTCCAAACGCCCTACATACTTATCTGAGACGCCTGTGGTCTCATGGATCATGGCGAGCGCGAACTCACCTGGGTGCAATACAAATGGGGTGTCTTCATCGATCACAATTTCCTTCATCATGGGGTCGATCGGTTTTTTAGGATCGATCACAAAGTTGGCGTTGGTGTCGAAGATCAGAAAATGCTTGTCTAAACGCAAATCGATGGATGCAGGTTGCATCATTTTTTCATGGTAAGGCTCAACGGAGATATCGCCTGCCTCCATGGCTTTTTGAATGTCTCGGTCAGATAAAATCATAATATTTGTTGGATGGATTTTAGCATAGATACAAAAGATCCTCTACGTGTACAAACCAAAACCACCCCAAACGGGGTGGCGGAATGAATACGCAATTACGCTTCCACGGAGAATCGTACTCCCGGTCCCATGCTCGTTGTAATCGTGGCACTCTTGATGTAGATACCCTTAGACGAGGCAGGCTTGGCCTTTTTTACCGAGTCGATAATGGCCACAAGGTTCTCTTTGACCTTCTCGGGTCCAAAACTGACCTTTCCAATAATCACATGCACGTTGGACGTGTTGTCGTTCTTGAAGGCGATTTTTCCACCCTTTTGATCCTCGACCATCTTTCCCACGTTGGTTCCAACGGTGTCGGTCTTAGGGTTTGGCATGAGGCCCTTTGGTCCCAAAATCTGTGCGATCTTGGCGAGCTTTGGCATCATGTCTGGGGTTGCAATGGCTACGTCAAAGTCGATGACTTTTGATTGAGAGATCTTCTCAATGTCTTGATCATCCATCACGACGTCTGCACCGGCTGCGCGTGCTTCTTCCACTTTGTCTGCGCTTACAAATACCGCAACGCGCTTAGACTTTCCGGAACCGTGGGGAAGGGTGATGGTGGATCGGACCTGTTGGTCACCTTTCTTTGGATCGATTCCAAGGCGGAAGTGTACCTCGACGGACGCGTCAAATTTAACTTTTGAGGCAGCGAGGGCAAGCGTTACCGCTTCCTCCATGGGGTACGTGGTTGATGCATTTATAGCACTGGTTGCTTCTTTCATGCGTTTTGAAACAGTTGGCATAGTTCTGTGGTTCGGGCGGTCAGAGACCTCCCACTGAATTATTAGAGTTCACTCTCGATTCCCATCTGACGTGCGGTTCCTGCAACGATCTTCACCGCCTCGTCGAGGTTGTTGGTGTTGAGGTCAGGCATTTTGATGGTGGCAATCTCCTCGAGCTGTGCACGGGAGAGCTTTCCAACCTTTTGCAAAAGAGGGTTGCTAGAACCTTTCTTGAGCTTGAGGGTTTTGAGAACAAGTGAGGACGTTGGAGGCGTCTTCATTACAAAACTGAATGTGCGATCTTCGTAAACACTGATAATCACCGGAACAATGTCGCCCATGCGATCCTTACTCTCGTTGTTAAACTGTGTACAAAAATCCTGAATGTTCAATCCGTGCTGACCAAGAGCTGGTCCCACAGGAGGCGCAGGTGTTGCTTGTCCCGCAGGGATTTGCAACTTGATCTGCTTTACGGCCTTTTTTTCTGCCATACGCGTTAGTGCTTATCGAGATTCCCAGGATTTATTGAACCTGAGCAACTCGGCGTTAATTAGTGGGCAGAATATAGCAATTGGGGCGTTTTTCGTCAAGGGGTCGCTCGGTACATGGCTTTAAATAATCCGCAAGGAGTCGTCGCCGTACTGGTTTTTTGCCTGCGTCTGCTAAAGATTGGGTCGACGCCCAACACGGATTATTTAGAAGCAACGTACCTCGCTCCTACATTGCCAGAATCCTTCGCCAAGCACCCTTATCTTCAAACACATGCGTTTTGAGAATCTTTCGCATAGGCTTCAGCTTTCAAAACACATGTGTTCTCGGGGGCGAAGACCTTGATTCCTTCGCCGAGGATCCTTATCTTCAAACACATGCGTTTTGAGAATCTTTCGCATAGGCTTCAGCTTTAAAAACACACGTGTTCTTGGGGACGAAGACCTAGATTCCTTCGCCGAGGATCCTTATCTTCAAACACATGCGTTTTAAGAGTACTCGCAGGCTCATACTTTAAAACACACGTGTTCTCGGGGGCGAAGGGCTGGATTCCTTCGCCGAGTACACTCATCTTCAAACACATGCGTTTTGAGAATCTTTCGCATAGGCTTCAGCTTTCAAAACACACGTGTTCTCGGGGGCGAAGACCTTGATTCCTTCGCCGAGGATCCTTATCTTCAAACACATGCGTTTTGAGAATCTTTCGCATAGGCTTCAGCTTTAAAAACACACGTGTTCTTGGGGACGAAGACCTAGATTCCTTCGCCGAGGATCCTTATCTTCAAACACATGCGTTTTAAGAGTACTCGCAGGCTCATACTTTAAAACACACGTGTTCTCGGGGGCGAAGGGCTGGATTCCTTCGCCGAGTACACTCATCTTCAAACACATGCGTTTTGAGAATCTTTCGCATAGGCTTCAGCTTTCAAAACACACGTGTTCTCGGGGGCGAAGGGCTGGATAGATCAAGTCAGATCAGATCGTGAGCAACCATCCGTCATTGCGAGTTTCACGAAGCAATCTTATTTATTCAGCAAAATTCTGCAAAATCAATTAAGGTTGCTTTGTCGTAGAACTCCGCGCAATGACGACCAATAAAAAACCGCCCCTAAGGGCGATTCTTAAACGGGGGTCACTTGTAAGAAGTCCAGCTCCACGGGTGTTTCGCGGCCAAACATATTGACCAACACCTTGATCTTTCCGCGTTGCTCATCAATCTCACTCACCTTTCCTTCAAAGTTTTTAAACGGTCCATCGATGATTTTTACGAGGTCGTTTACACGCACATCGATCGTAAATTCAGGTTCGTTGATTCCCATACGCTTCTGTAGAGATGTGATCTCTTCTTCGGACAGTGGTGTTGGGGTGACTCCGGATCCAATAAATCCAGTAACGCTCGGCGTGTTGCGAACTACATACCATGAATCATCGTTCACAAACATTTCAATTAGGACGTAGCCTGGAAAGATCTTTTCTTCAACAACTTTGCGCTTTCCGTTCTTGATCTTAATTTTCTTTTCTTTTGGAATGAGGATATTGAAAATTTTATCTCCCATGTCCATGGAGTCGATGCGCTGTTTGAGGTTCTGCACCACATTTTCCTCATATCCCGAGTAGGTGTGAATTGCATACCAGCGTCGCCCAAGATTTCCGGTTTGTTTTGCCATACAGTACGTGTTTCCTCCTTAGATAAGAACTTGCAACAAAAGCGTGAAGATATAATCAAGAACGCCAAAGAACGCAGCAACTAATAAGGTGATACCAATCACGAGGGCACTGTAACGCATGGTTTCCTTACGTGTTGGCCAGGTAATTTTTTTGGACTCTTCAATAGAGTCGCGCACGTAGTCGCGGAGGCGAGCAACGAGGTTCTTGGTTTGGGTCATAGAGATGCCATTGGCCAATAGGCCATTTTTGTATCTTAAAACCCCCGCAAGGGGGATATGCAGCAATACTAGGTCATGGGGACGTTTTTGTCAACTCGCAGTTGACGCAGGTCGCAAGATAGGGCAATCTAGAATTGGGTCCCAAACACAGGAGGGTGCATGGGTTGTGGAAGACGTCGAGGCGGAAGTGGAAACGGTAGACATCGCGTGCAGACGTGCGATTCCTTTCCGGCGTTAAGACCGGTACAGGACGAGAGTCTCACAGGGCTATGTGAGGCGATGGCAAGGCACCTGCGGCAGTTTGAAGAAGCGGAGCTGCGAGGAGACAAGGATCCGTACAGGGGTGCGTTTGCTCTGTTGCGCGCCTTGTGCAACAGGCGAGAAGTGACGCTGAGTCGCATGACGCTTTTGAAATACAGAAGCGGGTACTGTGGCTTCAAGTGCACTGTGGGGGAGGGTGGAGATAAACTGGAATTGATCTGGCATCGTATGGAGGGTGAGGAGTGGTCCTTACAGTTTGGCAAACTCTCCACCGCGGTTCAGTTCAAGACAATTGTTTTGCTCGGGTTCTAGGTGTACAACGATTCGGTCGGCGGGAACCTCCCGTGCGGCCGAACACTTTTTTTCAACAAAAAAACAGAGAGGTAACTCCCTGTTTTTCTTTTGACTAGATGTCTAAGTTTTCCACGGTCTTGGCATTACTTGAGATAAAGCGTTTGCGTGGTCCGACGTCACTACCCATCAGCGTATCGAAGATCTCGTCCGCGCGTGTTGCGTCTTCAATGACGACACGTTTCATAATACGGTTTGTTGGGTTCATGGTTGTCTCCCAAAGCTGATCCGCGTTCATTTCTCCAAGTCCCTTGTAGCGTTGGATGTTGACTTTACGTCCACCGCTTTCTACCACTTCCTCACCGGTTTCTTCATCAATCACCACCTTGACCTTTTTGGGTGCAGCTCCGGCCACGGGTGCGGTCAGTTTTGCGATAATCAAATCTCGCTCATCCTCGTCGAAGGCGTATTCAACCGCCTTCCCAACGGCAATGCGGTATAGGGGAGGCTGTGCAATAAATAGGTGTCCCTGGTGAATGATTTCAGGGAAGTAGCGGAAGAAGAGCGTGAGGAGCAGCGTACGAATGTGCGCACCGTCCACGTCGGCATCCGTCATGATCACGATACGACCGTAGCGCAATCGTGCAATATCAAAGTCGTCACCAATGCCAGTGCCCAAGGCAATAACAAGTGATTTGAGTTCATTGTTGACGAGCATTTTGTCTAACCGTGCGCGTTCTACGTTGAGAATCTTGCCTCGTAGTGGAAGAATCGCCTGAAACTCGCGGTCGCGTCCTTGCTTTGCAGAGCCGCCAGCCGAATCTCCCTCCACAATGTAGAGTTCTGATTGTGCCGAGTTTTTGCTAGAGCAATCCGAGAGCTTTCCTGGGAGTGTGAGACCCTCCAACGCACCTTTACGTAACACGGTGTCTCGAGCGGCGCGTGCGGCCATGCGTGCACGGGCGGCAAGGACGGACTTCTCCAAAATCGACATCGCATCGCGAGGATGCTCTTCCAAAAACGTGGCCAGCGCCTCGGCGAACATGGACTCTGTGGCGCCACGTGCCTCCGGATTTCCTAACTTGGCCTTTGTTTGACCTTCAAATTGTGGTTCTGGAATGCGTAGCGACAATATGGCGGTAAGACCTTCTCGGACATCGTCTCCCGAGAGGTTGTTGTCCTTCTCTTTGAGGATGCCCTTGTCGCGCCCATAGCTGTTAAGGACACGTGTGAGCGCTGCACGGAACCCGGCGAGATGTGTTCCGCCTTCTGGGTTGAGAATGTTGTTGGTAAAACAGTGGACGTTCTCGTAATACTCTTCTGTGTATTGCAATGCAACCTCTACTTCTATGTCGTCGATTTGTTTGCGCGCGTGCATCACGGTCTCGTGCTTTGCCTTTTTCCCGTAGTTGAGATGACGGACATAGCTTGCAACACCTCCTTCAAAATAGAAGGCATATTCACGTACGTTTTCTGGGTCACGTTCGTCGATGGCAATAAGTTTTACGCCGCGCGTAAGATATGCATGTTGTCGCATGCGGTCTAGGATGGTTCCAAACTTGTAGACGGTTGTTTCAAAAATACTTGCGTCTGCCTTGAACCGAATCTGCGTGCCGGTCTCTTTTGTTTTTCCGACAGCCTTAATCTTGTCGATTGGTTTTCCAACGGCATAGTGTTGCTCCCAAACCTGGCCATCACGTCGAACGATCGCCTCCAACTCAGAAGAGAGGGCGTTGACCACGGAAACTCCTACACCGTGCAATCCTCCCGATACCTTGTAGCCAGATGCTTCACCACCAAATTTTCCTCCCGCGTGGAGCTTGGTGAGCACGAGCTCAAGCGCGGACACGTTGTATTGCGGATGCTTGTCGACAGGGATTCCGCGACCATTGTCTTCTTCACTTACCCATCCGTCTGGCTGCAACCTGACGGTAATGGTGTCGGCGTGACCGGCCATGGCCTCGTCGATGGAGTTGTCCACAATCTCCCAAACCAAATGATGCAATCCTGTCTCTCCTGTGGAACCAATGTACATTCCAGGACGCTTGCGAACAGGATCCAATCCTTCAAGAACCTGAATTTGTGCAGCACCGTAGTCACCCTTGGCTGCGGGCTTTTTTGTCGCAGCTTTTGCGGCAACGGGTTTCTTTGTTTCTGGTTTTTTCGCGGCGGGCATAGAGAATAGTGTCTTTGATGCGGCTATCTTAGCACTGTTTTGCCCACAGAGCAAAGTGGATGCGTCCGTGTTATACTGGAGTCACTATGGGAATCTGGCCACTAGGAGGAGGCTCAAAAGAGCCTGTGCAGCCGCAAGGCGCCATCGATCCAAACGAGGGTCCTACGCTTACAACCGTCGGAAAAGAATTTGATAAGCGCTATAAACGGGACGTTTGGTGGATTGAGCATAAAACACAGCTGCGCACAGCAGGGGTTGTCTTTCTGTTTGCCGTTGAAGGTTTATTGGGATTAATTGGACTTTGGGCGTTTGCCGATTATTTTCTCATTAACTATGTAGAGGAGGGGCGGCTTGTAGAATCATTTTTTGCAGGTGCAGAAAATTTGCACGCGGTCGTGCAGACACAGGTACCTCAGGCATTGGATTTGGGAAACGTACAGATTTTGCCTACACAAGGAAAATTTGACGTACTGGCCATGATCACGAATCCAAATGCGGATCATGTGGCACAGGTTCGGTATCGGATCGTATATGACGATCGAGAGACAGAAGAACGTACGGCGATTCTCTTACAAGAAACAACTATGCCACTTGTGGCGTTTAATGTGGATCAACCAAGGCCGCGTAATCCGCGTGTATTAATTGATCAAGTGGAATGGTGGCGTATCGATGCTCATGCAGTACCGGATCCAATTGCGTGGAAACAGGCACGTTTAAATATTGCGTTCGATAATCTTCAACAAGATACGGGGTTACAGATTGGGGATCAGGTTGTGAGTCGTACGCTTGCCGATATTACCAATAAGACAGGGTTTGGGTATTATTCAATCGATGTTTTTGTTTTGTTGAAGCGCGGTGGTTCGGTAATAGGTGTGAATAGAACCGTTATGTCCAATCTGCTTCCACGCGAAGAACGTCCTTTTCAGCTGGATTGGTTCGGAGGTTCACCGGTGGCACAAACGATCGAAGTCTATCCAATCGTAAATTTGTTTGATGATTCGGTTTATTTGTCCAGCGATACGACGCCAGCTACCGATAGACGCGATACATTGAAGCGATAACCAAAAGAGTCCGAGAGGCTCTTTTTTTGGATCTGTGCAGCTTTAGACGACGTCTGCGGAGCGTGATAGGATCGTTCTATGAATAAGTACACGCGTCTTCTTGCACAATTTGATTGGGTCCTTGCCGTTGCAGTTTTTGTGCTGCTTGTGCTTGGATTTTCCGCACTATATGGAATCGGCCTTGCGTCCGCGCCTCCGGATTTTACTAACGTGACAAAACAGCTGATTGCGTTAGGTATTGGACTTATGGTGGGTGTGATGTTGATGCTTTGGAACTACAAGCAACTGCGAAGCTATGCGGGGACGTTATTTGCGATTGGCACAGGACTTCTGTTGAGCGTGGTGTTGTTTGGTGTCACACGTCGTGGAACAACAGGTTGGTTCGATTTGGGAATCGTGGATGTACAGCCGGTGGAATTTGCAAAGATTATTTTAGTTATTGCGGTTGCGGCAATTTTTGCGCGACGCTCTCGCCGGTACATGGGTTGGCGCGAGTTAATTGCAACAGGAATTCCCGTTACAATCTATGTCGGGCTCGTGATGTTACAGCCCGACTTTGGATCCGCGGCGTTAATGATTGGTGTATGGGGGATTATGGTGTTGTTTGCGGGCCTGAATAAAAAAATTATCGCTGTATTGGCGGGCGGGGGATTATTGGCGGGTATCGCTGCCTGGCTTGTTGTCTTTCAAGAGTTTCAAAAGAATCGTATCTTAACGTTTTTAAATCCAGATTTAGATCCGTTGGGCCAGGGGTACAATGTGACGCAAGCAAAGATTGCGATTGGGGCTGGGCGCATGTTTGGTCGGGGACTTGGTCTGGGGTCGCAGAGTCAACTCAAGTTTTTGCCCGAGGCACAGACAGATTTTATTTTTGCTGCAATTGCAGAAGAACTCGGGTTTGTGGGGATTGTTCTCATCTTGTCGGCCTTTGCTGTGCTTTTTTGGCGACTTTGGATCTTGATCAGAAACACACGCGATGAATTCTCTGCTTTTTTGATCGTGGGGCTTGGAGCGTTGTTGTTTTTGCAGATGCTGGTGAATGTGGCGATGAACTTGGGGCTCATGCCGGTTACAGGTCTTCCACTTCCATTTGTGAGTTATGGAGGAACGTCACTTATGGCGAGTCTAATCATTCTTGGTTTGATTGCAAGCGTTGTCATTCGTACACCGATCAATCGTAATCTGACGAGTTAAAGTAGTTTGCCAAGACCGTGTTATACTGCTTCTATGAACACATCGACCCCTCATTTTCTTGTGGAAGGACTCCGACTTGTTTCAGTATGCCCAGGATGTAAAAAGGACGGTGTAACTGACGTGCATATTTTGAAGTCGGACGCAAAAACAGGGCTTGTCCATGTGACCTGTCAGACCTGTGGACACACGTTATTAGCTTATCTTGAGCGGCAAACAGGCGGGGTGAGCTGTGTGGGCTTGGTGACGGATTTGAGCCTGAGCGATACAAAACGCTTTTTGCAGCGGCCCAGTTTAACCACGGAAGACGTTCTTTTGGCCCACAAGAGCCTCACATCGGCTCATTTTATGGATACGGTGTTGCGCCCGCGTTGTTCTTGACAGAAACGTGGCATTCTGGCACACTGCGGCCACAGAAAGATGACATGGGATTTGGAGCACGGGTTCCGTCCTGGGTCAAAAAGCTATTTCTTGGTATCGATAACCTTCAACTATGGACCGAATGACATTACACGCGACCGCGCGTGAGGCAACAACCGCCCCAGCTGATGTACGTGCAGAAGCGCGTATTCCTGTTGTAATTTATGGTGGTGAGCGCACAGGAGCACAGTCTCTTACAGTGAATCACAGCGAGTTTATTAAGATGTATCGCAATGTCACGCCAAGTACGTTGATCGATGTAGACATCGATGGAACGGTTGTGCAGGCATTGATCGGAGAGGTGCAATATCACGCCGTGACAGATGCTATTTTACATATTGATTTGCGCCAGGTAGATCTTACACAGCCCGTAAAGACGATCATTGAGTTGGCATTCCTTGGGGAAGCACCTGCCGTAAAGATGTATGGAGGAACATTAATCACGAGCCGAAACAAGGTTGCGGTTCAGGCATTACCAGAAAAGCTCGTGTCACGAATCGAAATTGATTTGAGCTTTTTGGACACGTTTGAAAAATCTATTCATTTGCGAGATATTGTCCTCCCAGAAGGTGTAGAGTTGATGGATGAGGCAAGCGCGTCCGTCGTGATTGTAAAACCACCAAAATCTAGTGCACAGATTGCTGCAGAGAAAGCGGAAGATGTTGCTGCAGACGCAGAGGTTGCAAGCGCACCTGTAGAGGCTCCAGCGGAGGCAGAAGCGACAGAAGAGAAGAAGGAGGCATAAAAATGTCAAAACGATTACAGAAAAAACACGATATACGAGAGACCTGGTTCTCTCGTATGACCACAGGAACGGACGGAGCTCAGAAACAGGCTCCGTTTTTCCTTTTGCTGAGTATTGCCGTTTTGGCGATGGTTGGATTGGGGATTGCGCTCAGAAAGCCGCAGGCGCCCATGATCCCAGAACCAGAGGTGCCGCCGATGGAGGCGGGCTACCAAGGTCCTCGCAATGCATTAACGGGTGAGCCGACGAGCGAGGATGTACGACCAGCCGTCATTGCGGTGATGGTGGAAAATCCGGTGGATGTGCGTCCACAATCGGGAGTGAATAGGGCGTTTATGGTGTTTGAGGCACCCGTTGAAGGGAACATTACACGATGGATGGTCCTATTTGGCGCCGATGTGGAGATCAAGGAAGTTGGCCCTGTGCGAAGCGCACGACCGTACTACGTGGAATGGGCACTTGGATGGGATGCATTGTACGCACACGTGGGTGGAAGTCCTGAGGCGTTGGATTTGATTCATGCGCAAGGTGTACATGATTTGGATGAGTTTTTCTGGGGGTCCACATTTTGGCGATCGCAACGAACCGGTGCACCACATAATGTGTTTACGGAATCTGTGCGATTGACCGCCGCCTGGGATAAAATTGTTACGGATGTGGTAGTTTATGGGGATCGATTATTTAAAGACAATCTCGCCGTTGAAGAACGTGTAGCGGCGCAAACGGTGCATGTGGATTTTAGTCACTCGCAGTACGATGTCTATTGGGAGTATCAGCCCGAGAGTAATGATTACCTGCGAAGGCAAACGGGATTGGTGAGCAAGATGCGCGATGGGTCACCATTGATCGCCAACAACGTTGCGGTGATGTTTACGGACGTGGAGACGATCGATGAAAAAGGCCGTAAACGGATTCGCACGATTGGTGAAGGTGATGCGACGGTGGTGCAAGATGGTGTGTTGATTGAGGCGACGTGGGAGAAGACCTCACGCGACGCGATGCTGCGATTTTACCGTAAGGACGGAGAGGAGATTACGTGGAATCCTGGCGTCACATGGGTGGAGGTACTGCCGATTGGACACACGGTTGAGGAGCTTTAGAACCACAGTTCTTAGAGAAAAATTTTGCCCCCGGGCCAGTCCGGCTCGGGGTTTTGGTTCGTCTAGAATTCGAACAGGGAACGTTCTTGCTCAGTTAGTTTGGCTGTCAGGACGTGTTGAAGCTCGGCCGTGTAGTG
It includes:
- a CDS encoding 50S ribosomal protein L25, with protein sequence MDRMTLHATAREATTAPADVRAEARIPVVIYGGERTGAQSLTVNHSEFIKMYRNVTPSTLIDVDIDGTVVQALIGEVQYHAVTDAILHIDLRQVDLTQPVKTIIELAFLGEAPAVKMYGGTLITSRNKVAVQALPEKLVSRIEIDLSFLDTFEKSIHLRDIVLPEGVELMDEASASVVIVKPPKSSAQIAAEKAEDVAADAEVASAPVEAPAEAEATEEKKEA
- a CDS encoding thymidylate kinase; the encoded protein is MDLSSRKTGAFFVIDGTDGSGKATQTKRLVERLRLEGYNVETISFPQYGAKSCGSVERYLAGDYGRSTEVNARAASIFYAVDRFDASFQIRAWLDAGKIVVSDRYVGSNMAHQGQKIHDTTERHAYLAWNDDLEHNIFGIPRPTLNLVLSVPLDVAIQLAAQGATEKTKVAGDIHEADRNHIRSSINTYKEITRLFPSFHHVNCAPHGTLRSIDDIHEELWQAVLPHIGTPVTSFTQHQETISV
- a CDS encoding rod shape-determining protein RodA, whose amino-acid sequence is MNKYTRLLAQFDWVLAVAVFVLLVLGFSALYGIGLASAPPDFTNVTKQLIALGIGLMVGVMLMLWNYKQLRSYAGTLFAIGTGLLLSVVLFGVTRRGTTGWFDLGIVDVQPVEFAKIILVIAVAAIFARRSRRYMGWRELIATGIPVTIYVGLVMLQPDFGSAALMIGVWGIMVLFAGLNKKIIAVLAGGGLLAGIAAWLVVFQEFQKNRILTFLNPDLDPLGQGYNVTQAKIAIGAGRMFGRGLGLGSQSQLKFLPEAQTDFIFAAIAEELGFVGIVLILSAFAVLFWRLWILIRNTRDEFSAFLIVGLGALLFLQMLVNVAMNLGLMPVTGLPLPFVSYGGTSLMASLIILGLIASVVIRTPINRNLTS
- a CDS encoding 50S ribosomal protein L1 → MPTVSKRMKEATSAINASTTYPMEEAVTLALAASKVKFDASVEVHFRLGIDPKKGDQQVRSTITLPHGSGKSKRVAVFVSADKVEEARAAGADVVMDDQDIEKISQSKVIDFDVAIATPDMMPKLAKIAQILGPKGLMPNPKTDTVGTNVGKMVEDQKGGKIAFKNDNTSNVHVIIGKVSFGPEKVKENLVAIIDSVKKAKPASSKGIYIKSATITTSMGPGVRFSVEA
- a CDS encoding dCTP deaminase; translated protein: MILSDRDIQKAMEAGDISVEPYHEKMMQPASIDLRLDKHFLIFDTNANFVIDPKKPIDPMMKEIVIDEDTPFVLHPGEFALAMIHETTGVSDKYVGRLEGKSSIGRMGLLIHVTAGFLDPGNCLKMTLELHNVANLPILLYYKMPIAQIAFEKISSPSIRSYSKDNAHALNSKYVGDMKPKASQMWKNFLTEEELEKLRDT
- a CDS encoding transcription termination/antitermination protein NusG, which produces MAKQTGNLGRRWYAIHTYSGYEENVVQNLKQRIDSMDMGDKIFNILIPKEKKIKIKNGKRKVVEEKIFPGYVLIEMFVNDDSWYVVRNTPSVTGFIGSGVTPTPLSEEEITSLQKRMGINEPEFTIDVRVNDLVKIIDGPFKNFEGKVSEIDEQRGKIKVLVNMFGRETPVELDFLQVTPV
- the rplK gene encoding 50S ribosomal protein L11 — protein: MAEKKAVKQIKLQIPAGQATPAPPVGPALGQHGLNIQDFCTQFNNESKDRMGDIVPVIISVYEDRTFSFVMKTPPTSSLVLKTLKLKKGSSNPLLQKVGKLSRAQLEEIATIKMPDLNTNNLDEAVKIVAGTARQMGIESEL
- the secE gene encoding preprotein translocase subunit SecE, with protein sequence MTQTKNLVARLRDYVRDSIEESKKITWPTRKETMRYSALVIGITLLVAAFFGVLDYIFTLLLQVLI
- the gyrB gene encoding DNA topoisomerase (ATP-hydrolyzing) subunit B, with the protein product MPAAKKPETKKPVAAKAATKKPAAKGDYGAAQIQVLEGLDPVRKRPGMYIGSTGETGLHHLVWEIVDNSIDEAMAGHADTITVRLQPDGWVSEEDNGRGIPVDKHPQYNVSALELVLTKLHAGGKFGGEASGYKVSGGLHGVGVSVVNALSSELEAIVRRDGQVWEQHYAVGKPIDKIKAVGKTKETGTQIRFKADASIFETTVYKFGTILDRMRQHAYLTRGVKLIAIDERDPENVREYAFYFEGGVASYVRHLNYGKKAKHETVMHARKQIDDIEVEVALQYTEEYYENVHCFTNNILNPEGGTHLAGFRAALTRVLNSYGRDKGILKEKDNNLSGDDVREGLTAILSLRIPEPQFEGQTKAKLGNPEARGATESMFAEALATFLEEHPRDAMSILEKSVLAARARMAARAARDTVLRKGALEGLTLPGKLSDCSSKNSAQSELYIVEGDSAGGSAKQGRDREFQAILPLRGKILNVERARLDKMLVNNELKSLVIALGTGIGDDFDIARLRYGRIVIMTDADVDGAHIRTLLLTLFFRYFPEIIHQGHLFIAQPPLYRIAVGKAVEYAFDEDERDLIIAKLTAPVAGAAPKKVKVVIDEETGEEVVESGGRKVNIQRYKGLGEMNADQLWETTMNPTNRIMKRVVIEDATRADEIFDTLMGSDVGPRKRFISSNAKTVENLDI